In one Pseudomonadota bacterium genomic region, the following are encoded:
- a CDS encoding outer membrane lipoprotein-sorting protein, whose translation KVWVIEQMPKDPYYSWGLHIGYVDQETYGIWYKEVYDKSGKFRTWKCNFRHYNESPSGQNNIGVQYDVSWNIDEVVHHASVSGTIPYSESRLFMPASKIDPDFFTKQNFMQLSK comes from the coding sequence AAAGGTCTGGGTTATAGAACAAATGCCTAAAGATCCGTATTATAGCTGGGGATTGCATATAGGTTATGTTGATCAGGAAACCTATGGCATTTGGTATAAGGAGGTATATGATAAATCCGGCAAATTCAGGACATGGAAATGTAATTTTCGTCACTACAATGAATCTCCAAGCGGGCAAAACAATATTGGAGTTCAATATGATGTTTCGTGGAATATAGACGAAGTAGTACATCATGCATCAGTTTCCGGCACGATACCGTATTCTGAATCCAGATTATTTATGCCTGCTTCAAAAATAGATCCTGACTTTTTTACCAAACAAAACTTCATGCAGTTGTCTAAATAG